A stretch of DNA from Sugiyamaella lignohabitans strain CBS 10342 chromosome B, complete sequence:
TGTGGAGTATGTACAAGCATCGGTTTTGATTAGCACATTTGAGTATAGAAATGCGCTATTTCCACAGGCATGGCTAAGAGTCGGTTCGACAATGCGGGCTTGTCAAATGCTTAATATGCATGTGGTAGATGTGGACACTTTTGATACTAATTCTGATGAGGTAACAATGTCAGACTCTGCAGTTATTGATGAAATCAGACGGACATATTGGGTAGCAGTCTTGTGTGATCGAACTGCATCGGCTGGAACTGGCTGGCCCTGCATATCAAACACTGACGATATCTTTACGAAAATACCGCTTGATGATAGTGCAATTGATACTGGTGGAAAGTCGAGACTAGTGTCTTTTGAAAGTATATTTCGCAATCCTGATATTCTTGCTCGATATAAAGGTTCAAGACTGATAATATACATCTTGTACTCGGAATGTCAGTATGAGATTGCGAAACTAATAATGTTTCCTCGTAAAGAAAACGATCTTTCTGCAACTGGTTCTTGGATGGCACAGTATACCCGAATTGATAATCTTCTGTCCTCACTGATATTTGTTTTGGatccagttccagcaaGTGATGAATCTCCTGATCGTAATCTGATTATTAATGTGCATCTCATGGTCCATACGGCAATTCTGTGTCTTAACAAGTGTGCATTATTGGGGTTGCAAAACTCGCCAGATCTGGTGCGATTATTCAGACGTGAAGAGCTGCTTCAACGATGCGCTAATGCAGCAACTGAAATTACGCTTTTGATCCGTATGTCACGAGATATTTCCAGCATTAGTGCTCACCCTATTCTCACGTTTGTCATTTATACATGTGCTCGGTTCTTTTTGACGGCAGTTCagtctggtgctgctgagttCAAACGATTTAAAGTACATCTTGATTTTCTGATCACAACTCTTCGTATAATGAGGGTTACCATGCCCATGGCACAAATGTTCTGTGACAGTATAGTTACTGCGGCAGGCGAGATGTTCAAGAATAAGCCCGCTCCAGAtgtcaacagcaaactACCGCCAAACTGCCTTTGGCCTGAACCTGATATTCGCCCCGATACAATGAGACGGGAAGAGGAATTAGACACTCCGCAAAGCATGAGCAGTACAGGTACGAGTAATGGTATGAGCATAGCATTAGGTGCGCCAGGAGAGTATAGCGGTGGCTTTTTCCACCATAGTGAGACTAAGCATCGATATGgtaacagaaacaaaaccgATAGTAACTCTGCCAACAGTGTTAGTAGTCAACCATATTCGATACCAAGTGTGAATTCAACCAGGTCTCCTGAAGATATCAATACATCGTCGAGTTCAATCTCGGATGAGTTCGGTCACCTACATTCTCAAAACACCGCACCGACATCGAACGATAGCGGCGACAGCTCAAGTTACCTCCCTTCTGGGCTTACTCCATTAACTGGTACCCCGGATGCTAGTGGACTGGCCGGTCTGGCTTCAATTCCCGTCACTACACCATCTGGAAACGGTTTCCCAGTAGGTCTGGATTGGTCTTCTCTAATGACTACAGAAGCCATGTGGAATGATATCCTGTCGTCAACCAATAAATAAGCTGCAGGATATGTCATGTACTtgtttaatatttatttaaatttaaatttactTATTAACTTGTGATTGAACATATAAATGTTCTGCGGTAAATAGCAGATTGGGCCCTGCCTCAAGATGCTATCTATGCTTTAGGAGGTGCTAAAGCGATGCAGAAGATGGTCGGTTCTCAACAATATTTTTCGCCGATCATGCCCCACATATATCTCAACGGTCGCTCATCGCTGAGCACGTTGCTGGGAGACGTAACACTATTCTTTTCTGACTGGTTCACTTAGTTACTTTTGTTTATAGATAATGAATGATGACATATACAAATACGGAAATAAAAGA
This window harbors:
- the GAL4 gene encoding galactose-responsive transcription factor GAL4; the encoded protein is MSSDEEMEIPHGAEDVGGSREDVSHSKGNENNGGASSMAKRHVACSLCRKRKLKCDGKRPKCSTCAKQNHICEYTETFRKAGPRRGYVKTLEQRVSQLEQMLAEATTRTSVAPVKAESAMLDNDDDNNPDSTYNIGAGDVSVGSAGHGVGGAITSGLGIPVDPTESILNGNEKGSTNPVIFNGTQGDNINGIVGSLDLDCRNDFLNGPYDMQISSLNMDEALPPDEMIKELLEMYFNGLNRMIPLIDRTRFMTRMSLVPSQRPKLFLQYAIFLKAACTSDKYTSLTPLFYKRACKYMNKAETSSRFRDVASVEYVQASVLISTFEYRNALFPQAWLRVGSTMRACQMLNMHVVDVDTFDTNSDEVTMSDSAVIDEIRRTYWVAVLCDRTASAGTGWPCISNTDDIFTKIPLDDSAIDTGGKSRLVSFESIFRNPDILARYKGSRLIIYILYSECQYEIAKLIMFPRKENDLSATGSWMAQYTRIDNLLSSLIFVLDPVPASDESPDRNLIINVHLMVHTAILCLNKCALLGLQNSPDLVRLFRREELLQRCANAATEITLLIRMSRDISSISAHPILTFVIYTCARFFLTAVQSGAAEFKRFKVHLDFLITTLRIMRVTMPMAQMFCDSIVTAAGEMFKNKPAPDVNSKLPPNCLWPEPDIRPDTMRREEELDTPQSMSSTGTSNGMSIALGAPGEYSGGFFHHSETKHRYGNRNKTDSNSANSVSSQPYSIPSVNSTRSPEDINTSSSSISDEFGHLHSQNTAPTSNDSGDSSSYLPSGLTPLTGTPDASGLAGLASIPVTTPSGNGFPVGLDWSSLMTTEAMWNDILSSTNK